The DNA window GAGCACCACATCCGCTACATTGAGTTAATCTTCTGGCCTGAAGGAGAGCAATTCCCCTTCAAGATCGGTAGAGCAGACTTTGAAGCGCACGGCGAGTCGGTGAAGGGCCCCAACACGAGCACGGTTTACACGGAGCCTGTAGCCACCTTCGTGTTCAAAACGGATAAGCCCGGTAAACTCATAGCCTTCAGCTACTGCAACATACACGGTCTCTGGCGGAGCGAATTGACGCTTTAGCTTTCACTACGATAGTAGAGATGTTTGCCTAATTTCCTCCTTTTTTGTTACAATTTTTGCTTCATGAACCTGTGTTCTTACGCAATGTTTATTATATGCATATGCTTGAAACGCTGTGTCTGTAGTTGAAGTAAGAGATCTGGTGAAGGATTTCGGCGTTTTCAGGGCGCTGCACGGGGTTAGCTTCGAAGTGGAGGAAGGGGAGGTTTTCGGCCTAGTAGGCCCCAACGGTGCAGGGAAGACAACGACCTTCCGCATTCTAGCCGGGTTGCTACCACCAACTTCGGGTGAAGTTCGGGTGCTGGGCGCTAGCCCCGGCGACCTGAGGAT is part of the Thermofilaceae archaeon genome and encodes:
- a CDS encoding desulfoferrodoxin family protein, with product EHHIRYIELIFWPEGEQFPFKIGRADFEAHGESVKGPNTSTVYTEPVATFVFKTDKPGKLIAFSYCNIHGLWRSELTL